The Oncorhynchus nerka isolate Pitt River unplaced genomic scaffold, Oner_Uvic_2.0 unplaced_scaffold_973, whole genome shotgun sequence genome has a window encoding:
- the LOC135570448 gene encoding NLR family CARD domain-containing protein 3-like, which produces MNQMELADTLEKYSDDPSVICQRELKSNLKKKFQCVFEGIAKQGNPTLLNKIYTELYITEGGTGEVNNEHELRQIETTTRKQARPETAIKCNDIFKPLTGQDKPIRTVLTKGVAGIGKTVSVQKFILDWAEGKANQDVQFVFSFPFRELNLMKGDKQTLIELLNHFSMETKQSRISNYDKYKVLFIFDGLDECRLPLDFQKNKICCDVTESTSVDVLLTNLIKGNLLPSALLWITTRPAAANKIPSVCVDQVTEVRGFNDPQKEEYFRKRFSDEDLASRIISHIKTSRSLHIMCHIPVFCWISAIVLEHMLKHKREEMPKTLTEMYTHLVVFHTKQKNEKYLGKEETGPHWNKESILSLGKLAFQQLVNGNLIFYEEDLKESGIDVSEASVYSGLCTQLFKEERGLYQEKVYCFVHLSIQEFLAAVYVFLSFINNNENLMDELQTKDESEVTFYKSAVDKALQSETGNLDLFLRFLLGLSLESIRSTYEVY; this is translated from the exons atgaaccagatggagcttgctgacacactggagaaat attcagatgatccttctgtgatttgccaacgtgaactcaaatctaatctaaagaagaagtttcaatgtgtatttgaggggatcgctaaacaaggaaacccaacacttctcaataagatctacacagagctctacatcacagagggtggaacaggagaggtcaataatgaacatgagctgagacagattgagacaacaaccaggaaacaagcaagaccagagactgcaatcaaatgtaacgacatcttcaaacccttaactggacaagacaaacctatcagaactgtgctgacaaagggagttgctggcattggaaaaacagtctctgtgcagaagttcattctggactgggctgaaggaaaagcaaatcaggatgtccaatttgtattttcattccctttccgggagctgaatttgatgaaaggggACAAACAAACTTTGATTGAACTTctcaatcacttctcaatggaaaccaaacaatcaaGAATCTCCAACTAcgacaagtacaaagttctgttcatctttgatggtctggatgagtgccgactgcccctagacttccagaagaacaagatctgttgtgacgtcacagagtcaacctcagtggatgttctgctaacaaatctcatcaagggaaatctgcttccctctgctctcctctggataactacccgacctgcagcagccaataagatcccttcagtgtgtgttgaccaggtgacagaggtacgagggttcaatgacccacagaaggaggagtacttcaggaagagattcagtgatgaggacctggccagcagaatcatctcacacataaagacatcaaggagcctccacatcatgtgccacattccagtcttctgttggatttcagcaatagtccttgaacacatgctgaaacataagagagaagagatgcccaagactctgactgagatgtacacacaccttgtggtgtttcataccaaacagaagaatgaaaagtatcttgggaaagaagagacaggtccacactggaataaagagagcattctgtcactgggaaaactggcttttcaacagcttgtgaatggcaacctaattttctatgaagaagacctgaaagagTCTGGTATTGATGTCAgtgaagcctcagtgtactcaggattgtgcacacagctctttaaagaggaacgtgggctgtaccaggaaaaggtgtactgctttgttcatctgagcattcaggagtttctggctgctgtatatgtgttcctctcattcatcaacaacaatgagaatctaatggaTGAACTGCAAACAAAAGACGAGTCTGAAGTTACtttctacaagagtgctgtggataaagccttacaaagtgagacaggaaacctggaccttttcctccgcttccttctgggcctctcactggagtcaatcagaagcacttacgaggtctactga